A region of Flavobacterium album DNA encodes the following proteins:
- a CDS encoding phage terminase large subunit — MKLLQKQKNAVYYLKDNTTEEVLYGGAAGGGKSKLGCLWLIEMCQKYPGTRWLMGRSKLKNLRETTLNTFLETVTELGLANQFRYNAQEHIFYWNNGSQILLKDLYLYPSDANFDSLGSLEITGAFVDECNQVSYTAWQVVKSRIRYKLTQYSLIPKMLGTCNPAKNWTYKEFYKPFRDKTLPAYRRFIRSLPADNPFLPKSTLTSMLRFDKVKKERLYFGNWEYDDDPATLIDADSIADYFNPSHLKPEGSKFMTIDVARKGKDKTVFRVWHGWLCIHRAAMEISTINEIVDRAKVLQKKHAIPLTHIIADEDGVGGGVIDYLRCKGFVNNSRPIEIKDGTTYMTPNFDNLKSQCSIKMAEKIANRQAGEICTDATVIEITSEEMEQVKLKDIDKDGKQAIIPKDHIKELIGRSPDEWDSIMMRYWFELKKPGKLDVRFVGR; from the coding sequence ATGAAACTCCTCCAAAAACAAAAAAACGCTGTTTATTATCTCAAAGACAACACCACCGAAGAAGTCCTGTACGGCGGTGCGGCAGGCGGCGGGAAAAGCAAGCTCGGCTGTTTGTGGCTGATAGAAATGTGCCAAAAATATCCGGGTACGCGCTGGCTGATGGGGCGTTCCAAGCTTAAGAACCTTCGGGAAACCACGCTCAATACCTTTCTGGAAACAGTAACAGAGCTGGGGTTGGCCAATCAGTTCCGCTACAATGCGCAGGAACATATATTCTATTGGAACAACGGCAGCCAGATATTACTAAAGGACCTGTACCTGTATCCCAGTGATGCCAACTTCGACAGCCTGGGATCACTTGAGATCACCGGCGCTTTTGTCGATGAGTGCAATCAGGTCAGCTATACAGCCTGGCAGGTCGTAAAGTCGCGTATCAGGTACAAGCTTACGCAATACAGCCTTATCCCGAAAATGCTCGGCACCTGCAACCCCGCCAAGAACTGGACCTACAAAGAATTCTACAAACCCTTCCGAGACAAAACGCTTCCTGCCTACAGGCGCTTTATCCGGTCGCTTCCTGCCGATAATCCGTTTCTTCCAAAGAGCACGCTCACATCCATGTTGCGTTTCGATAAGGTAAAAAAAGAACGACTCTACTTCGGTAACTGGGAATACGACGACGATCCCGCAACCCTCATTGATGCCGACAGCATAGCCGATTATTTTAACCCATCCCACCTGAAGCCCGAAGGGTCAAAGTTCATGACCATCGATGTTGCCCGCAAAGGAAAAGACAAAACAGTATTCCGCGTATGGCATGGCTGGCTCTGTATCCACAGGGCAGCAATGGAAATATCCACGATCAATGAAATAGTCGACAGGGCAAAAGTTTTACAAAAGAAACACGCCATCCCGTTAACCCACATCATTGCCGATGAAGATGGCGTAGGTGGCGGCGTAATCGACTATTTACGCTGCAAAGGTTTCGTCAACAACTCCAGGCCTATAGAAATTAAGGACGGCACCACCTACATGACACCCAATTTCGACAACCTCAAAAGCCAGTGTTCCATAAAAATGGCCGAAAAGATAGCCAACCGCCAGGCAGGCGAAATTTGTACCGATGCTACCGTTATCGAAATAACCTCCGAAGAGATGGAGCAGGTCAAGCTAAAAGACATTGACAAAGATGGCAAACAGGCCATCATCCCCAAAGACCATATCAAAGAGCTCATCGGCCGCTCCCCCGACGAGTGGGACAGCATCATGATGCGTTACTGGTTCGAACTTAAAAAACCCGGCAAACTCGATGTAAGGTTTGTTGGAAGATAA
- a CDS encoding sigma-70 family RNA polymerase sigma factor, producing MIQQLALKHDIWVRMARGICRDAYIADDLVSEMYLKLHDLAERRNNTIFNDPYVYHTMKHIYINNFIRTKENFADLNENAAFIDNDEEPRKYTNLELPDCITWVEKQILLLRQEISGREIERQYHINFQKVHRIEKKAKEKLEQWARTFVPTPVAL from the coding sequence ATGATACAGCAGTTAGCATTAAAGCACGATATTTGGGTAAGGATGGCAAGGGGCATCTGCAGGGATGCCTATATTGCCGATGATTTGGTTAGCGAAATGTACCTGAAGCTCCACGATCTCGCCGAACGCCGAAACAATACTATATTCAACGATCCTTACGTGTACCACACGATGAAGCACATTTACATTAATAATTTCATCAGGACGAAAGAGAACTTCGCCGACCTGAATGAAAATGCGGCTTTCATAGATAACGACGAAGAACCACGCAAATATACCAATCTCGAACTTCCCGACTGCATCACCTGGGTAGAAAAACAGATACTGTTATTACGCCAGGAAATAAGCGGCCGCGAAATTGAAAGGCAGTACCATATCAATTTTCAAAAAGTACACCGCATAGAAAAGAAAGCAAAAGAAAAACTCGAACAATGGGCAAGGACTTTTGTGCCAACCCCGGTAGCATTATAA
- a CDS encoding helix-turn-helix domain-containing protein, which translates to MSNLNIKECREKAGLTQEQLASEFGLTIRTISSWENGSTIPKGKQEMLRKYFYSKIHEAEPLEEKEIDVVDAYELQVSNNKNANHFTKLPNGQYYMTMPLAEHKIQAGFLDNYQDIELLKGMSQHGIIVDRPVKGRYLAFRVKGDSMDDGTSDAIPQNYIVATRELQRQHWTSLIRFKDFRFWVIYTTESKFPLLKEITGHDVEKGIISCHSLNDSPEYKDFDLSLNDVQALFYVINIQRDVAKDYY; encoded by the coding sequence ATGAGCAACCTAAATATTAAGGAATGCCGGGAAAAGGCAGGACTGACCCAAGAACAGTTAGCTTCTGAATTTGGATTAACGATACGGACCATCAGCAGCTGGGAGAACGGATCGACAATCCCTAAAGGAAAACAAGAGATGTTGCGGAAATATTTCTACTCTAAAATTCATGAAGCCGAGCCGCTAGAGGAAAAAGAAATTGACGTTGTAGATGCCTATGAATTGCAAGTATCCAATAATAAAAACGCAAATCATTTCACAAAACTCCCGAATGGCCAGTACTATATGACGATGCCGTTGGCTGAACACAAAATACAGGCGGGGTTTCTGGACAATTACCAGGATATTGAGCTTCTTAAAGGAATGTCCCAGCATGGCATCATTGTGGACCGGCCGGTAAAAGGACGTTACCTGGCTTTCAGAGTGAAAGGCGACAGCATGGACGATGGCACCAGTGATGCCATACCGCAAAATTATATTGTGGCTACGCGCGAACTGCAAAGACAGCACTGGACAAGCCTTATTCGTTTTAAGGACTTCAGGTTTTGGGTAATATATACTACAGAGTCAAAATTCCCTTTGCTGAAAGAAATTACAGGCCATGATGTTGAAAAAGGGATTATCAGTTGCCATTCATTAAATGACAGCCCGGAATATAAAGATTTTGACCTTTCCTTAAATGACGTGCAGGCATTGTTTTATGTGATCAATATCCAAAGGGACGTTGCAAAAGATTATTATTAA
- a CDS encoding glycosyl hydrolase family 28-related protein yields MIEYNTIANMKSATGIANGQLAYVKGYFAAGDGGGGMFIYNSTDTQADNKGVIFAPNSGSGRWIRQYEGYMNVEYFGVQKAWDFYGTTDPLFSNSERIQLMIDYAYSKRTGFGDSKSSDMTIYFPTGDYFIDKTITLKDEVRLLGSSSTILTNEKYNYDYMFKLDVGPVTKLRMEDFIINTNQLYTCGGLHIKAAFPTTSDPSGLWHGVFRNITIQNCKGTAIYLEGGEGNTATTSTSNWNLPNQMVVFDNVRAERMTATYPALKLTGQNANYTFLNCEFRNKQGLTLAGTCVEIKSVNSGTSYMERMATNAVSFVNSGGGAYSEYFATIEDSTNITFDTNFFEGLDTCFSIKNSQQIQIFNNRFANAIGSGFLDSGHTSTGNVGSLIAAEGSIINIWNNHITSSGSNTSAIVNQYFITGTGNNNVFNVLNNSFSHPELSKTTGVLQTVSVDVAYAANNTTHGTLHTSSKKLVFATVPASPLSIVSKIDSDICPGETVFIKASGGSIQFLPMNPTSEITGRNIYLNGRASLTINNGQGVTFMKADNVSGNEKCAYHLVSIAN; encoded by the coding sequence ATGATCGAGTACAACACGATTGCAAACATGAAAAGCGCAACTGGTATTGCGAATGGACAATTGGCCTATGTAAAAGGGTATTTTGCTGCCGGTGATGGCGGAGGAGGAATGTTTATTTACAATTCAACAGATACACAAGCTGATAATAAAGGGGTTATTTTTGCACCTAACAGCGGTTCGGGCAGATGGATACGTCAATATGAAGGCTATATGAATGTTGAATATTTTGGCGTTCAAAAAGCTTGGGACTTCTACGGTACTACAGATCCGCTTTTCTCAAATTCCGAAAGGATACAGCTCATGATCGATTATGCCTACTCCAAGCGTACGGGGTTTGGAGACAGCAAGAGTAGCGATATGACCATTTATTTCCCTACTGGCGACTACTTTATCGATAAAACTATAACCTTGAAAGATGAGGTAAGGTTATTGGGATCATCAAGCACTATATTGACCAATGAAAAATATAACTATGATTATATGTTTAAATTGGATGTAGGTCCTGTTACCAAATTGAGAATGGAAGATTTTATTATTAATACTAATCAGTTATATACGTGTGGCGGATTGCATATAAAAGCTGCTTTCCCAACAACATCTGACCCATCAGGATTATGGCATGGCGTTTTCAGAAATATAACAATTCAGAATTGTAAGGGAACGGCTATATACCTTGAAGGTGGCGAAGGGAATACAGCAACCACATCAACTTCAAACTGGAACCTTCCAAACCAAATGGTAGTATTTGATAATGTAAGGGCTGAAAGGATGACCGCCACGTACCCCGCATTAAAGCTTACCGGCCAAAATGCCAATTATACTTTTTTAAACTGTGAGTTCAGGAACAAGCAGGGGCTTACGCTGGCCGGAACTTGTGTTGAAATCAAATCGGTAAACTCCGGAACATCATATATGGAAAGAATGGCAACTAATGCGGTTTCATTCGTAAATTCCGGTGGTGGTGCTTATTCAGAATACTTTGCAACTATCGAAGATTCTACGAATATAACCTTTGATACCAATTTCTTCGAAGGTCTTGATACTTGCTTTTCCATTAAAAATTCACAGCAAATACAAATCTTTAATAACAGGTTTGCTAATGCAATCGGTTCAGGGTTTCTTGATTCCGGGCACACTTCTACTGGAAATGTCGGTTCGCTTATAGCTGCCGAAGGCTCAATTATTAACATCTGGAATAACCATATAACATCCAGTGGGTCAAACACATCAGCAATTGTAAACCAGTATTTTATTACAGGTACAGGTAATAATAATGTGTTCAATGTTTTAAATAATTCATTCTCACATCCGGAATTAAGTAAGACAACAGGAGTTTTACAAACTGTGAGTGTAGATGTGGCTTATGCTGCTAATAATACTACACATGGCACACTACACACTTCAAGTAAAAAATTGGTCTTTGCAACTGTTCCTGCATCTCCTCTTAGCATTGTTTCAAAGATAGATTCTGATATATGCCCGGGAGAAACAGTTTTTATAAAAGCTAGTGGTGGTTCTATACAATTTTTGCCTATGAACCCTACCAGTGAGATCACAGGCAGGAATATCTATCTTAATGGAAGGGCATCTCTTACCATCAATAACGGCCAGGGTGTTACATTCATGAAAGCAGACAATGTTAGCGGGAATGAAAAATGTGCTTACCATTTGGTATCTATTGCCAATTAA
- a CDS encoding terminase small subunit produces the protein MKKKLTIKQENFCQAYIRLGNKSAAYREVYTVSGISQKNVCTKASLLTNNVLVMSRIKELQQEVSVRNNIDLDELLQTLAAMVRFDIADLYDENGTLIPLKDMPKETRQMIQQLDVSEVYGRNSDGVRDVIGAVKKVKTYSRTDAIEKLMKHLGGYEKDNRQSQPIQNIVFLNLGDGEPE, from the coding sequence ATGAAAAAAAAACTCACCATAAAACAGGAAAATTTCTGCCAGGCCTACATCCGTCTCGGTAATAAGTCGGCAGCCTATCGCGAAGTTTATACTGTTTCAGGGATATCACAAAAAAATGTTTGCACTAAAGCATCATTGCTCACTAACAATGTTTTAGTGATGTCACGAATAAAAGAACTGCAACAGGAAGTATCAGTGCGCAACAATATTGATCTTGATGAGCTGCTGCAAACCCTCGCCGCAATGGTGCGTTTCGACATAGCCGACCTATATGACGAAAACGGAACCCTCATCCCCCTAAAAGACATGCCTAAAGAAACCCGCCAAATGATACAGCAATTGGATGTAAGCGAAGTATATGGCCGCAACAGCGATGGCGTACGGGATGTAATAGGCGCAGTAAAAAAGGTAAAAACCTACAGCAGGACAGATGCTATAGAAAAGCTCATGAAACACCTGGGCGGCTACGAAAAAGACAACCGCCAATCCCAACCCATCCAAAACATCGTCTTCCTCAACCTCGGCGACGGCGAACCCGAGTAG